From Zea mays cultivar B73 chromosome 3, Zm-B73-REFERENCE-NAM-5.0, whole genome shotgun sequence:
CATGCTTGTCCTCACCAATGGAGTCAGTGGTTACTGGTGGCACAGTTTTGGTATAACTCTTCACCTCACTAGCTACTGGGCATACACCATTTGAACTCATGTATGGGTGTCAGCCGCACCATTTGAACTCTTCATGCTTGTCCTCAGCTGTTTGGGGACAACCAGCAATTTTAGGAGGGAGGAATGTTAGCCACATCAGTGAATCAGCTGAAGATGGTGAAGCTGGAGAAGTGTCAGATGGACTGCGCCAAGACGGCAAAATGCCCAGGAAGCAGAATATGCGTGTATTCGGGCCTAACTGGGTAAACTAGTAACAACCGTATTAATACTTGTGAAGACTATATGAGAGGGTATGAAATGTAATAACCTAAACTTCCACTTAATTCCAGACATCACGACACTACCAGCTCTCTGCCATATCTTTCTGTTTCTCTATATATTTCTCTTCTCTTATACATCTTCCCTAGTAATCTGTTAACCCTCTCCTGATGCCCATCATCGGCCTCGCCCTCACCGGAGCACCGAACTGGTACTCCTTGCTCGCGGGGGAAAAGTTCTCATCTTTCTCCCCGAGCTCACCTCGGCATCCCCGACGGTCTGGGTcgccacagccaacttctccactAGCTGGCCGACCTCCACCCCTTCCTTCGCCTTGGCCAGCGTGAGGCGCACGAAGCTGCCAAGGGTCGTAGGGGATGTGAGCGGCACGGCGTTGACCCAGTTGACAGCGGTGATGTCGAGCGCGTTGGGGAGGACGTGCCCCTGCACGGCGGCCACGTGCGTCGGGTGCGCTGCGTAGGACGCCAGGCTCTCCCTGGTGGCATggcgggtgtggaggaggtgcgTGGGGCTGGTGAGGTGGTGCGAGGCCATTGCGGCAACGCACGCACGGTGTTCGGTGGATTGCCACCACGGATGGCGGCGCTACGGAGCAGAGGAGGTGACGGGGACGGGGGCTGGACCCCTAAGCGGAGCCCCACTACAGCCGTCCCACCGACCCGGGAGTCCGGGACCCAATGGCGTCGTCATCGATGGCATCGTTGTCGCGTCGTTCCGTCTTGCACGCCTCCTACACCCGCTCGCAGTTTTCCGCGACCGACATCTGCAGCCACTTCATTCCTCTCGTCTCGAAGTATGCCTCTTGACTCCAAATCGCAGGCACAGGCCACATTCCCGTCCATCTCTCTCTACCTTTCGTCAGG
This genomic window contains:
- the LOC100276157 gene encoding uncharacterized protein LOC100276157; its protein translation is MAGVEEVRGAGEVVRGHCGNARTVFGGLPPRMAALRSRGGDGDGGWTPKRSPTTAVPPTRESGTQWRRHRWHRCRVVPSCTPPTPARSFPRPTSAATSFLSSRSTYFRTLDAATWMVSHRCRRPRARSSGRSPGRQRSCF